ATTGCCAAGATGAGAGCCGTTTTGGGTTGTTTACAAGAAATGGAAGAGGCTTAACAGCAAAGGGTGTTAAGCCTGTTTCTAATTTTCAGCAGGTCTTTAAATCGCTGTATTTATTTGGTGCATTCTCTCCCATAACAGGTGAACATTTTGAATTGGAAATGCCATATTGTAATACTGAAACCTTTCAAGTATTTTTAGAAAAATTCTCTGAATTAAATCCCACTGAATTAAAAATTATACTGCTTGATAATGGAGCCTTCCATAAAGCGGAACGATTAGTTATACCCGAAAACATTATTTTACTCTTTATCCCCCCATACTCC
The DNA window shown above is from Bacteroidota bacterium and carries:
- a CDS encoding IS630 family transposase, translated to MAENKKENQTVNLYCQDESRFGLFTRNGRGLTAKGVKPVSNFQQVFKSLYLFGAFSPITGEHFELEMPYCNTETFQVFLEKFSELNPTELKIILLDNGAFHKAERLVIPENIILLFIPPYSPELNPSEKIWWKMKRAFTGKLHKTLDNVSEFITNEVNILTKSEIKSICGFEYLFSCD